The sequence below is a genomic window from Ovis canadensis isolate MfBH-ARS-UI-01 breed Bighorn chromosome 1, ARS-UI_OviCan_v2, whole genome shotgun sequence.
ttcCTTTAATAATCATGATTTTGGCTTTCAAATGGTTgatttctttagttctttctgtAATTAATTACCTAACTACAAAAGTTGACTCTTAAAACATGTAGAATTACTACCATCATTTTGTCTATAGGTGAAGGGAAATTGGAAATAGTAAAACTGATGTTTTTTGACAAAGAAATTCTTTAGTATCTCAATAATTTAGAAATTTGACTGTCTCACACTAAGCTACAAGATGTGTAGTCTAAGAAGTCATTTAACtaggttttattaattttatgtgcCTTGAGTTGGTTACTAGCAGTCTATACATTTCTtgcaactatatttaaaatgctgtgttCATATACTATTTTTTGGTGACAATAACATTCACAGTTTTTAATGGTTTGGTACATTGTAAGATGTATGTATAACCTACAGAATTTTGTAATATTACCTAAGGTATTATCATTTTATCATTCCAAACATAGTATTTGTCTCATCAGTAATAATTCTAGTTCTTCCTGGtggttcattggtaaagaatctgcctgtcaatataggagatgcagattcgacccttgggtcaagaagatatccaggagaaggaaatggaaacccactccaatattcttgcctggaaaattccatggacagaggagcctggtgggctacagtccacagggttgcaaaatagtcggacacaacttagcaaccaaacaacaacaacaacagcaaagtgtacttcagtcatgactgactctttgtgaccctgtggactgcagctcaccaggctcctctgtccatggaattttctgggcaagaatactggggttggctgctctttccttttccatgagatcttcctaacctggggattgaacctgtgtctcttaggtctgctccatggcaggcgggttctttaccattagtgccatctGGCAAGCTCCATTTTAGATATTAGTATGCTAaaatatgggtttcccaggtggctcaatggtagagactctgcctgcaatacaggagccccaggagatgagggttcgctctttgggttgggaagatccccttgaggagagcatgggaacccactccagtattcttgcctgggaaatcccatggacagaggagcctggtgggctacaatccatagggccacaaagagttggacacaactaaagcaactgggTATGCATGCACGTGTACTAAAATATActtttcaatataaatattttattctatatacCTCAAATAATGCATGTTACATTATGACACACAGAGGTGTTATACACACACCCAAGTTATATACATACTTAGTTTTtactagaaaatatatttgagataTCTCATGATTAAGAAATGTTGATGCACATAAAAGTTAATACCATATAACCACATAAAAACATACAATAAATTAGCCTAAAAATATTGTTGTCAATATTTGTCAGTCACTATGTCATgttgtccttggaaggaaatttatgaccaacctagatagcatattgaaaagcagagacattactttgccaacaaaggtccgtctagtcaaggctatggtttttcctgtggtcatgtatggatgtgagatttggactgtgaagaaagctgagtgccaaagaattgatgcttttgaactgtggtgttggggaagactcatgagagtcccttggactgcaaggagatccagccagtccattctagaagagatcagtcatgggtgttctttggaaggaaagatgctaaagctgaaactccagtactttggccacctcatgagaagagctgactcattggaaaagactctgatgctgggagggattgggggcagaaggagaaggggacgacagaggatgaggtggctggatggcatcaccgacttgatggacgtgagtctgagtgaactttgggagatggtgatggacagggaggcctcgtgctgcaattcatggggtcacaaagagtcggacacgactgagcgactgaactgaactgaactgatgtcatgtTGTCAATgttgtcagtcactaagtcatttctgactctgcaactgcagggactgcagcacatcaggcttccctgtcctccactgtctcccagagtctgctcaagttcaggtccattgagtcgatgatgctgtctaaccatcttatcctctgtcgttttcttctccccttgccctcaatctttctcagcatcaggatcttttccaaagaattggctaaaaatattatttgcaaTCGAATATCAATATCAATTCtgtcaaaaaactaaaagaaagcaaaagtagtATTTATCTAGACATTTGGTTTCTCTGCAAAAGctaaagtaaaggaaatattGATGATTAAATGATATGATCTCATTGAGGCCTGGAGTTTCTATGAATCTGTGTTTTACATCTGCAGAGGAATGACACTCTTATTTCAAAGCAgggttaaataatatatatggcCCTCAAGTTATGCAAACTCATGAAGCTTGGTTAcagacagtaatttttttttttttttattactgaagTTATGTGATATACCTTCAGGAATTTAAGAAACAGCAGTAAAGGAATTCCAGCATTAATGAGTGTGAGTGCCTCTCCTCTAAATAAACACAATGTTAATGATGTTTTCATGCAAATTAGCTGTTAAAATGCAAGGCACGGTGGCTTTTGGTTTGCCACACCTACTACACGGGTGTATAAAAGGCCTCAAGGGAGCAGGGCAGTTCATATTCTGCAAGCAAAGGCTTTGTTCTCTTCTACATCTTTAACACTTGACAAGATGAGCTATTACTACAGCAACTACTACGGTGGTCTGGGCTATGGCCTTGGCGGTCTGGGCTGCAACTATGGCTGTGGCTATGGCTACTTCCGAGGTCTGGGCTGCGGCTATGGTGCTGGCTATGGTGGCTATGGATATGGCTGCTACCGCCCGTGTTACTATGGAAGATACTGGTCCTCTAGCCTCTACTGAGAAACCCTGCACTCAAACTTACACGTGACTGAGACCCATCAGCCAATTTTCCTCTTCTAGATTCTGCTGTCTGGACACTTCACTCCACTGGTGCTTCTCTCTGATGAAATTAAAATGAGCCAATCCCAGGTCACTTTGATAGATCTTCAGATTTCAGCTTACCAGGACTGTTGGGATAAAAATCATCTGAATTTGTCATTCTAATTTGGACCAGGGTAGAGGGGTGGATGGATTTACAGTTTGGGTAACAATTCTCCTTTTGGACATATATTTTAGCAGAGCTCTCATTCTGAATTGTTCATGTGAGATctgtgaaaatttattttcattaaatttgcTTTGTCTGGTATTTTAAATGTGTCCTGGTTGTCTGTCCCTCATAAATAGGATGTCCATATATACGGGCATTGAGCATGAATTTATCTGTCTGTCTGttggcagtgtgtatgtgtgtgtgttcattgtgAAAGCTCCAATGGAGGTGCTGTGCCTGCAATTCTGTGTGACCAAGAAGGTAGAGGGACTGTCCAACAATTCCTTTCACATTTTGTTAAAAGTATATcaacacagctgctgctgctgctcttcacCAGCCTCATATCTTCACAGTGGGACCATTATGCAATGTTACTACATCTTTGCCAGGATGGTACTCAAAGTCCTGCTGGCTTTGACTGTTTCCAAGCAGGACCCAACTCCGTTGTATGGTTGGAATCTGTGTTCTTAATGGATTTCTTCTACTGAGGCTATTTTTTCGGCTTCATTTAAATAGTTAGAagcatgtgtgctcagtggtgtctgactctttgtgatcccttgggttatagcctgccagacttctctatctgtggcattttccaggtaaaaatactggagtgagttgccatttcctactctcctgacctggggattgaaaccacatctcttgGGGCTTCTGCATTGtggggattcttcaccactgggccaccttggaagcccctaaACAAAAACTGAAGAAGTGCAAACAACCTTCAGAATCACATAGCAATTGGTAAGCTATCACCTTTGCTGTCAGGTACCCATTGCTTTCAACTGTTATTGAATACATGACTCAGCAAGTTCTTATATGGAGTGCCCAAAGAGACACCCATCATACTGTAGAATTTTGCCCCTTAAAATGTCTAACCTTGGGTTTACTCCCTTGATAATCAGACAAAtgtgttcttgtttagttgctaagttgtgtctgactgcgatgatcccatggactgcagtgctccaggcttccctgccctttactatctccttgagtttgctcagactcatgtctattgagtccgtgatgcctttcaaccatctcatcctctgttgccccctctccTCCTATGACACTTAGGTAATTTGGTTTGTAGAGCCAGAGTTCCactgtatggtgtgtgtgtgtatgtattaagcATCATTTCTGCTCCTAGACTTCCAGAACTGCCTGAATTATTCTTGGCTGTTGAGTTTACCTATTCTTTGTGTCTTCAGATTGTGCCTTCACCTTTTATTCAACCTCCTTCAATGATAAGAAAACTGCAAAAAATGGAGATTGGATGGAACTCTATTATCACTGTGAAGCAGTTTCTTTTTCAGTTGTCAGAAGGAAGttcttttaagatatttttgaatgaatgacatCTCCTGAAAGACAACTGCATTCAATCTATAACCACAACATAAGCCAACCTACTTGTATATTAATTTATGACAGTAGCATCCTTAGCTTTGGATTCTATAAACCAAACCAACCAAAGACAGGGAACAGGAGATCCAGAGAAAATTAGGAAAACCTTGAAAATGCtacatttaatttctttcaagaacATGGGTTGGTCATTACATAAATCAATATCTCTGCTTAAGAAAAACTGTTGATAATGCCTGCCTTCAGCTGCTGATTCACAAAATAGTAGGAACAAGCACTGGTGACAAATATTAGACAAAAGACACAGCATATCACATACAGTACAAGTTCAAGGGGCCACCAAAGTTTCTATGAACTGTATAAAACAATTATACATTAGTCTAcaattcaaaacatttttagaagAACTAGACTTGGACATCTAAGAAAAAAGTCTGCTAATTGTGTCAACAAGAGCATTCACCTTACAAAGTCTTACTATACTTGGTGATGCCATACTGGCAACCCCCAAGACAGATGTAATCATGCATTTATTCAACTATCCACTCAAGAGTCATTATAATCACTACGCTCAATCTGTGCTAAGTACCAGAGGTAGAAAGACATAAAGTAGGTTCCTGGGATCTTTATGAATTTACAGGTCAGGTGGAAATTctgataataaatatataattacaatTCTCTGTGTTAaggtttaagaaatatttatatatttgggagTGACTGGATCACATAGATGGAGCATTAATCAAGCTATGTTGTCATAAAAGTATCCCCAAAATGATATTGCCTGATATTAGTTTTAAGGAAATAAACAAGAAGAGAGGATTTAGACTGTGTTGGCGCATAGCATTTGTGTTACATAATTActtttgcactcatctcagttcagttcagttcagttcagtcgctcagtcgtgtctgactctttgcggcactcatctcacatgctagtaaagtaatgctcaaaattctccaagccaggcttcagcaatacatgaacagtgaacttccagatgttcaagctggttttagaaaaggcagaggaaccagagatcaaattgctaacatctgctggatcatggaaaaagcaagagagttccagaaaaacatctatttctgcttttttgactatgccaaagcctttgactgtgtggatcacaataaactgtggaaaattctgagaaagatgggaataccagaccacttgacctgcctcttgagaaacctatatgcaggtcaggaagcaacaattagaactgaacgtggaacaacagactggttccaaataggaaaaggagtacatcaaggctgtatattgtcaccctgcttatttaacttctatgcagagtacatcatgagaaacagtgggctggaagaagcacaagctggaatcaagattgccgggaaaaatatcactaacctcagatatgcagatgacaccacccttatggcagaaagtgaagaggaactaaaaagcctgttgatgaaagtgaaagtggagagtgaaaaagttggcttaaagctcaatattcagaaaacgaagatcatggcatatggtcccatcacttcatgggaaattgatagggaaacagtggaaacagtggcagactatttttttgggctccaaaatcactgcagatggtgattgcagccatgaaattaaaagacgcttaccccttggaaagaaagttatgactaacctagatagcacattcaaaagcagagaaattactttgccaacaaaggtctgtctagtcaaggctatggtttttccagtggtcatgtatggatgtgagagttggactgtgaagaaagctgagtgccaacaaatcgatgcttttgaagtgtggtgttggagaagacttttgagagtcccttgaactgtaaggagagccatcgagtccattctaaaggagatcagtcctgggtgttctttggaaggaatgatgctaaagctgaagctccaatactttggccacctcatgtgaagagttgactcattggaaaagactctgatgctgggagggattgggggcaggaggagaaggggatgacagaggatgagatggctggatggcatcactgacttgatggaggtgagtttgagtgaactctaggtgttggtgatggacagggaagcttggcgcactgcaattcatggggttgcaaagagtcggacacgactgagtgactgacctgaacttaATTACTTTTGACAGCTTGTTTCCCCATAACCAATATCTAGATGAAGATTTCTCCAGCAGACATGTACTTATTCAACATTTCCAGTAGACATTCATTTAGGAACTAGAAATTGGAAGGTAGAGTTAGATCATCTGGGAAGTTCTTCCAATGTGATAGGTGATAACCATCATGAAAAATAATGGTATATGTTATCTAGAAATGGCTACAAGAGAGAATATGAAATTGAAGCAAGATAACTTAGCAGAATAGGTGACCTGGTTTGTACCATTATATGTCTAAAGAAGATTAAAATTCTAGAACCAATTGTATCAGAAAGGTGTTATTTTGATGGGCATAGATTTTAATCAGAAATATGTTGCTTTAGGTTTTCCTTGGATTCTCCTTAATTGAAATATTACTTTAaggatatttttatttagtaaagGATGTTGTATTCTCTTCAGTTCACTTTCTTGTGGGTTTTCTTCATTAATATTGACAACAGCTTTTTGAATTACATCATCATTTTGATCTTAGATTTCAAAATAAACTTCAGCATAATAACCAATACCACATTAAGTGATATAACCAGAACTAAAATCTAAATTGTCTAACTTTGGTTTACTTATACCTGCAGAGAAGCAAACTTTCTTTGCATAAGGAACAGTGTTCTTTTTGAAATTTGACAGATGGAATGCGGCTTTAAGGGAGTATtgattttgttcagttcagttcagttcagtcactcagttgtgtccaactctttgcaaccccatggactgcagcatgccaggcttccctgtccatcaccaactcctgcagcttgctcaaactgatgtccattgagttggtgatgctatccaaccatttcatgctctgtcatccccttctcctcctgccctcaatctttcccaacatcagggtcttttcaaatgagtcagttatttccatcaggtggccaaagtacttgaatttcagcttcaacatcagtccttccgacggacattcagcactgatttcctttgtgatgaactggttggatctccttgaagttcaagggactctcaagagtcttctccaacaccagagtttaaaagcatcaattcttcggtgctcagttttctagtccaactctcacatccatacatgactcctggaaaaaccataggctggactagatggacatttgtctgcaaagtaatggctctgcttttcaatatgctgtctgggttgacatagcttttcttccaaggagcaaacatcttttaatttcatggcttcagtcaccatcggcagtgattttggtacccctcccaaataaagtctctcactgttttcattgtttctccatctatttgccatgacgtgatggggccagatgtcctgatcttcattttttgaatgttgagttttaagccagcttttccattctactctttcactttcatcaagaggctctttagttccttttcactttctgccataagggtggtgtcatctgcatatctgaggttattgatatttctcccagcattcttgattccagattgtgcttcatccaggccactattttatatgatgtactctgcatataagttaaataagcagggtgacagtatacagccttgacgtactcctttcccaatttggaaccagtctgttgttctatgtccagctgtaactgttgcttcttgacctgcatacaaatttctcaggaggcaggtcaggtggtttggtattcccatctctttaagaattttccacagtttgttgtgatccacatagtcaaaggctttggcgtaattaATAAAgtggaagtagatatttttctggtattttcttgcttttttgatgatccaatggatgttggcaatttgatctctggttcctctgccttttctaaatccagcttgaacatctagaaattctcagttcacataccattgaagcctggcttggaggattttgagcattactttgctagtgtgtgagatgagtgcaattgtgtggtagtttgaacaatgtttggcattgcctttctttgggattggaatgaaaactgaccttttcctgtcctgtgaccactacggagttttccaaatttgctggcatattgagtgcatcaccatcttttaggatttgaaagagctcaactggaattccatcacctccactagctttgttcatactgctGCTTCCTAAGACCCGCTTGATTTCACTTTCCAGGTtgcctggctctgggtgagtgatcacaccattgtggttatctgggacatgatgatcttttttgtatggttcttctgtgtattcttgccacctctttttaatatcttctgcttctgttagggccataccatttctgtcctttattgtgatcgtctttgcatgaaatgttccctttgtatctctaattttcttgaagagatctctagtctttcccattctactattttccactatttctttacactgatcactgattTTATACCCATGCTAAAACATCATAAAGCTCAGCTTTTAATACATTTACTTTTGAgatttataataatatacataatattCCAAATTTACCATGATATTATTGTCTCAATTCTTCTTGAATCCCTTCTGAATTTGTGTGTGACAAAACTTATATGATGAAGTTTAGGACTATAGCTATgatttaattttagttatttgagTGTGAAGAGCTTTCAGGATAGAAATGTTAAAgttattgtattagttttctatggtTGCTTAACAAACCAGCATAAACATATCAAGTTAAAACAGCACTAtttctttattctcatttttgtGGATCAGAAGTCAGTCAAGGTGTCAGTAAGTTCTCTGCTCAGGGATTCTATAGGTGAAATAGGGCATTGGCTGGGCTGAgttcttctctgggggatctggAGAAGAATCTGCTCCCAAGCTCATATTAGTGTTAACTAGTTCCTGTGTGTGTATGATTGAGCTGCATTTCCATACTGACTGTCAGCTGGGGGCTACTCTCAATAACCCGATGTCACTTACATGTCTTGCCACATGGCCCCCTCCATCTTCAATCCAGCAAAGACATGTCAAATCCCCTCATGCTCTGAACCTATGACTTATTCCTCTAGAGCCAATTCTACTTTTCCTACTTTTATAGGGCTCCTGTGATTAGTTTAGGCCTATCCAGATGATCTCTAATTCTTAATCTTGTCATATGCTCAGGGCAGGTGcacaagggaggtgggaggggggttcaagatgaggaacacatgtgtacccatggctgattcatgtcaatgtatggcaaaaaccactacaatattgtaaagtaattagcctccaattaaaaaaaatttttttcaaagagaagGCCTCTCAAGGTGAGATAAATTAACCTTGTCATATGAAATAGCCTAATCACAGggatgcatgctcagtccctaaATAGTGAGTGACTACTGGGCAGGGtaatctgaacatcaaaagtGAGAGTGTtgggcgctcagttgtgtctgacgtttTGTGACTTTAtagactatatcctgccaggctcctctgtctgtggggttttccggacaagaatactggagtggggtgccatttccacctccagaggattttcccaacccagggatcaaacctgcatctcctgagtctcctgcattggagggtggattctttaccactgagccatctgggaagcccctaatcaCAGGTGTAAGACCCATTATATTGGTGGAGCTGGAGCAGTGTGGGGTGTGTACACCAGGAAGGGGCATGGGTCCATCTTCACATGCTGCCTAACCAAGAGACGTTCTCATATGACCCTGAACAGCCACTTCCTGCCTGATTCATAGCAAGCGCAAAGCCTTTGCTATgatctctttgctgctgctgctaagtcgcttcagtcgtgtccgactctgtgtgaccccatagacggcagcccatgggaatcccatccctgggattctccaggcaagaacactggagtgggttgccatttccttctccaatgcatgaaagtgaaaagtcaaagtgaagtcgctcagtcgtgtccgactcctagcaaccccatggactgcagcccaccaagctcctccgtccatgggatcttccaggcaaaagtactggagtggggtgccattgccttctccaatgatctCTTTAGGTATTTGTGTAAACATATTTCTTAAACATAGCTCTTAAAGGTGCTTTTAGTTTCATCTGCCTCCCACATTCTTCCTCCAGATAGCTACATGCTTCATGTTCTCATCTTTATAGTCcttattttgaagtgttttcctttctttttctgatgtggaccattaaaaaaaaaaaaaaacaaaactttactgaatttgtgacaatattgtttctgtttctttgtttgttttgttttggtttggctttttggccatgaggcatgtgggatcttagccccctgaTGAGGGATCAAGCTAGCCACCCCCGctttggaagatgaagtcttaaccattggaccaccagggaatccctcatCTTTCCAGTCTTCACTTAGAAGATCCTTATTTAGGGTGGGCCTTCCCTACCTATCTATCTACAATTTCAAGTTCCCTGTTGGTCATTGCCCATTGCCAGTCTTCCCCTCTGCTTTGTGTTTTGTTCTTATGTCACTGTGGAGCATACCATTTTGATTGACAGCCTGATTGATTAGTCATTTACCCTCTTCCCCAATAGAATGTAAGCTTCAGGAATATAGAGCTTTTGTCAGGTTTGTTAACCACTGTGAAATACCCCAgtgcctaaaaaa
It includes:
- the LOC138430271 gene encoding keratin-associated protein 20-2-like, whose translation is MSYYYSNYYGGLGYGLGGLGCNYGCGYGYFRGLGCGYGAGYGGYGYGCYRPCYYGRYWSSSLY